One window from the genome of Paraclostridium sordellii encodes:
- a CDS encoding HD domain-containing protein yields the protein MAHKKVFLKDIDMDKKFKTSLMVMKKIHRDSNMTTYILTDKSEQIKARIPNKFKLKPGQVIEVESKKEPTMDEVKNIEIISENYELDDYLPAVKRSIEEIMCDIENLTDEYIKSDDAKKLNDFFFKNEEFSDKFKKGIGGVSMHHNYIGGLAEHTLGVMYLTKILCEKYGCKNIEVAILSAKLHDIGKLYELDFNGPFKYTLQGELEGHIVIGIQLIDRAINDMKHDFNEEFVRRIKGCIVQHHGKLEYGSPRECNMEEAFILNFADGIDATMNKIEQIKTNSKSNGWSDYDRRIDTKLYL from the coding sequence ATGGCGCATAAAAAGGTTTTTTTAAAAGATATAGATATGGATAAAAAATTTAAAACATCACTTATGGTTATGAAAAAAATACATAGAGATAGTAATATGACAACCTATATATTAACGGATAAAAGTGAGCAAATAAAAGCAAGAATACCAAATAAGTTTAAGTTAAAACCTGGTCAAGTAATTGAAGTTGAAAGTAAAAAAGAACCTACTATGGATGAAGTGAAAAATATAGAAATCATATCTGAAAATTATGAGTTAGATGATTATTTACCAGCAGTTAAAAGATCTATAGAAGAGATTATGTGTGATATAGAAAATTTAACAGATGAATATATAAAATCAGATGATGCAAAAAAATTAAATGATTTCTTTTTTAAGAATGAAGAGTTTTCAGATAAGTTTAAAAAAGGTATAGGTGGGGTATCAATGCATCATAACTATATAGGAGGACTTGCAGAACATACACTCGGGGTTATGTACTTAACAAAAATACTTTGTGAAAAATATGGATGTAAAAACATAGAGGTTGCTATACTTAGTGCTAAACTACATGATATAGGAAAGCTATATGAGTTAGATTTTAATGGACCTTTTAAGTATACTCTACAAGGGGAGCTAGAAGGACATATAGTTATAGGAATTCAACTTATAGATAGAGCAATAAATGATATGAAACATGACTTTAATGAAGAATTTGTGAGAAGAATAAAAGGATGTATTGTACAACATCATGGAAAGTTAGAGTATGGTTCGCCAAGAGAGTGTAATATGGAGGAAGCTTTTATATTAAATTTTGCAGATGGAATTGATGCTACTATGAATAAAATAGAGCAAATAAAAACAAATTCAAAATCTAATGGATGGTCTGATTACGATAGAAGAATAGACACGAAATTATATTTATAA
- a CDS encoding HD domain-containing protein: MANIVTDYIYGEFEIEDILEELINCKAVQRLKKIHQVGATYLVQKNLNVTRYEHSLGVMLLIKRLGGSLEEQIAGLLHDISHTAFSHVIDFALGNYNEDYHEDILNEVIINSEIPKILNKHGYNYEDILLDESKWTILEKESPKLCADRVDYALRDMYRYGYIKKSDIDKFLKNICVVNGEIVTTNLESAMWFLEIYYKEVVDFFMNPVNGYSYEKLSKAIKILLDNNELSMQDVLKTDEEVFEILKSSKNIEIINLVKDLNPDVKLRINEKKYDIHIKGKVRLIDPGVYIDNNVYSLSELDKNIIDINKEVSKKIKKGVYIEIL; the protein is encoded by the coding sequence ATGGCAAATATAGTAACAGATTATATATATGGTGAATTTGAGATAGAAGATATATTAGAAGAGTTAATAAATTGTAAGGCTGTACAACGATTAAAAAAAATACATCAAGTAGGAGCTACATATTTAGTACAAAAAAATCTTAATGTAACTAGATACGAACATTCTTTAGGAGTTATGCTTCTTATTAAAAGGCTTGGAGGTAGTCTTGAGGAACAGATTGCAGGATTACTTCATGACATATCCCATACTGCATTTTCACATGTTATAGACTTTGCTCTAGGTAATTATAATGAGGACTACCATGAAGACATATTAAATGAAGTTATCATAAACTCTGAAATACCAAAAATACTTAATAAGCATGGATATAACTATGAAGATATTTTACTAGATGAGTCAAAGTGGACGATACTAGAAAAGGAATCGCCAAAATTATGTGCAGACAGAGTTGATTATGCTCTTAGGGATATGTATAGATATGGTTATATAAAAAAATCTGATATAGATAAGTTTTTGAAAAATATATGTGTAGTAAATGGGGAAATTGTTACAACTAACTTAGAAAGTGCTATGTGGTTTTTAGAAATTTACTACAAAGAGGTTGTAGATTTTTTTATGAATCCAGTAAATGGGTATTCATATGAAAAATTATCTAAGGCTATAAAAATATTATTAGATAATAATGAATTATCTATGCAAGATGTATTAAAAACTGATGAGGAAGTTTTTGAGATACTTAAATCATCTAAAAATATAGAAATAATAAATTTAGTAAAAGATTTAAATCCAGATGTAAAGTTAAGAATTAATGAGAAAAAATATGATATACACATAAAAGGAAAAGTAAGACTTATAGACCCAGGAGTATATATAGACAATAATGTATATTCTCTATCAGAGCTAGATAAAAATATAATAGATATAAATAAAGAAGTATCAAAGAAGATAAAAAAAGGTGTATATATAGAAATTTTATAG
- a CDS encoding AAA family ATPase, producing MINIDETFKDIENKLDQELIGQKDFFKDLCDYFKRKFIENEKGIIVLLGEKETAKKTSIRRIFEYLGKYEFLENNNVDEIDLGSYNFNLGYNSFLTDLYEKLSSDSACVMFKNIEKASKDILNILSSIYPNTCLNLNDEYVIKNKFLLEATINDTDKIDKIVCHNKFLVYVSDNEHFDINKFFNKNFDNKIDKILHTKPLNRIERNKIVKREVLKTIRDKESEYEIKIILDINENDKSDEYFGICKFLQETYKKDSNFGISEYVSYKLSKPITNFIREEEIIKGSNILIYVKDNEIYCKVDEEIFNLSEYSMPTLEEAEYKLNSIIGIEDLKNFLNNIKNNYKVQKIRERLGLKTSTISLNMIFAGNAGTGKTNAARVTFEYLNALGILKKGVYREVSKADFVTENINDTAKRTIDIINSAIGGVLFIDEAYSLCESEDDKVGKEIVDALLKGVEDNRDDLVVILAGYEKDMEEFLTFNSGLKSRFPNIIHFEDYTPSQMYQIALNIAKSKGYRIAKNVKHDLIDLFAKNQINGKNDLGNARFVRNIVENAILDASKKYLTDKSKQIDLLERDNFNFKAKTKFDLEERLSNIVGLAEVKNLLRSQYKLIVAQEKRKSAGVNTKIEQNLNMVFAGNPGTGKTSIARLVAEMLNSMGLLKVGQLVETDRSSFVSEIPGQTSRKTEEKFKEAIGGVLFIDEAYTLANDSLGKEAIETLLKLIEDYGQDVVVILAGYEEEMEDFFDVNIGLKSRFPIWTVFKDYNPNELLEMAIKLIENKGFKLSKNAYVSLKTSFETIYEDADSQSGNGRMVRNYVESLIRHQSIRIAEEDISVYEMNLITVKDIEKISTLEYENNFDLEEKLKSLKGNESAKQFLNNQYKLIKIEEKREKLGKRSNINKYRNIIFTGSIGTGKKKVLNILSDMYFSTGRVKSKNIVEIDKDEIIASINSGLYLDDIFNKHIGKIVLIDKFDLIINEYNYNEIVSMLIKFIDNNRNRIILVISGSKAGMEKIILNNQSLKYRFPLQLDFSDYSEEEMYEICIDTIQEKGFIINEDSYSSLKETMKELYNRNDLVLKNALMIKGYLDCLIRVQSSRVYDEKLNSKDINIIEKSDIIKSKKKFIETNSLSQNDNNLKSVNNYDLKKSFSDRDYSLEYEEENENIDSKNYNLIDELLKLKNLLDLNIISEDEFKVLKHKLISFM from the coding sequence ATGATAAATATAGACGAAACGTTTAAAGATATAGAAAATAAATTAGATCAGGAGCTTATAGGACAAAAAGATTTTTTCAAAGATTTGTGTGATTATTTTAAGCGTAAATTTATAGAAAATGAAAAAGGTATAATAGTTTTACTTGGAGAAAAGGAAACTGCAAAAAAAACAAGTATAAGACGTATATTTGAATATCTTGGAAAGTATGAGTTTTTAGAAAATAATAACGTAGATGAAATTGATTTAGGTTCATATAATTTTAATTTAGGATACAATTCTTTTTTAACAGACTTATATGAAAAATTAAGTTCTGATTCTGCTTGTGTAATGTTTAAGAATATAGAAAAAGCAAGTAAAGATATATTAAATATATTATCTAGTATATACCCAAATACATGCCTTAATTTAAATGATGAATATGTTATAAAAAATAAATTTTTGTTAGAAGCAACTATTAACGATACAGACAAAATAGATAAAATTGTTTGTCATAATAAGTTTTTAGTATACGTTAGTGATAATGAACATTTTGATATAAATAAATTTTTTAATAAAAACTTTGATAATAAAATAGATAAAATACTACATACTAAACCCCTTAATCGAATAGAAAGAAATAAAATTGTAAAAAGGGAAGTATTAAAAACTATAAGAGATAAGGAATCAGAATATGAAATAAAAATAATATTAGATATAAATGAAAATGATAAAAGTGATGAGTACTTTGGAATATGCAAATTTTTACAAGAAACATATAAAAAAGATTCTAATTTTGGGATAAGTGAATATGTATCTTATAAACTAAGTAAACCAATAACAAACTTTATAAGAGAAGAAGAAATCATAAAAGGAAGTAACATTTTAATATATGTAAAAGATAATGAAATATACTGTAAAGTTGATGAGGAAATATTTAACTTAAGTGAATATTCAATGCCAACACTTGAAGAGGCTGAATATAAACTAAATTCTATAATTGGAATAGAAGATTTGAAAAATTTTTTAAATAATATAAAAAATAATTATAAAGTACAAAAAATAAGAGAGAGATTAGGATTAAAAACTTCTACTATATCACTTAATATGATTTTTGCAGGAAATGCAGGAACAGGAAAAACCAATGCGGCAAGAGTTACATTTGAGTATTTAAATGCACTTGGAATATTAAAAAAAGGTGTTTACAGAGAGGTTAGCAAGGCTGATTTTGTAACTGAAAATATAAATGATACAGCAAAAAGGACAATAGACATTATAAATTCAGCAATAGGTGGGGTTTTATTTATAGATGAAGCTTATTCACTATGTGAAAGCGAAGATGATAAAGTTGGTAAAGAGATAGTAGATGCTTTACTAAAAGGTGTTGAAGATAATAGAGATGATTTAGTTGTCATACTTGCAGGATATGAAAAAGATATGGAAGAGTTTTTAACATTTAACTCAGGTTTAAAATCAAGATTCCCTAATATAATCCACTTTGAAGACTATACGCCAAGTCAAATGTATCAGATAGCTTTAAATATAGCTAAGTCAAAAGGTTATAGGATAGCAAAAAATGTTAAACATGACTTAATAGATTTATTTGCTAAAAATCAAATAAACGGGAAAAATGATTTAGGAAATGCTAGATTTGTTAGGAACATAGTTGAAAATGCTATATTAGATGCATCTAAGAAATATTTAACTGATAAATCAAAACAGATAGACTTATTAGAAAGAGATAACTTTAATTTTAAAGCAAAAACAAAATTTGATTTAGAAGAAAGGTTAAGTAATATCGTTGGTTTAGCAGAAGTGAAAAATTTATTGAGAAGTCAGTATAAGTTAATAGTAGCTCAAGAAAAAAGAAAGTCAGCTGGAGTAAATACAAAAATTGAACAGAATTTAAATATGGTCTTTGCTGGTAATCCGGGTACAGGTAAAACAAGTATTGCTAGATTAGTGGCAGAGATGTTAAATAGTATGGGACTTTTAAAAGTAGGTCAATTAGTTGAGACTGATAGATCAAGTTTTGTATCTGAAATTCCAGGTCAAACATCAAGAAAAACAGAAGAAAAATTTAAAGAAGCAATAGGTGGAGTTTTATTTATAGATGAAGCTTATACTTTAGCTAATGATTCTTTAGGTAAAGAAGCTATTGAAACATTACTAAAATTAATAGAGGATTATGGACAAGATGTAGTAGTTATACTTGCAGGGTATGAAGAGGAAATGGAAGACTTCTTTGATGTGAATATTGGACTTAAATCAAGATTTCCAATTTGGACTGTATTTAAAGATTATAATCCAAATGAACTTTTAGAAATGGCTATAAAATTAATAGAAAATAAAGGATTTAAATTATCTAAAAATGCATATGTATCATTAAAAACAAGTTTTGAGACAATATATGAAGATGCAGATTCTCAATCAGGAAATGGACGAATGGTTAGAAATTATGTTGAAAGCTTAATAAGACATCAGAGTATAAGAATTGCTGAAGAAGATATAAGTGTTTATGAAATGAACTTAATAACAGTAAAAGATATAGAAAAAATAAGTACATTAGAATATGAAAATAATTTTGACTTAGAAGAAAAGTTAAAAAGCTTAAAGGGAAATGAATCTGCAAAACAATTTTTAAATAATCAATATAAATTGATTAAAATAGAGGAAAAAAGAGAGAAATTAGGTAAAAGAAGTAACATAAATAAATATAGAAATATTATATTTACAGGGTCTATAGGTACTGGTAAGAAAAAAGTATTAAATATATTATCTGATATGTATTTTAGTACGGGTAGAGTTAAATCTAAAAATATCGTAGAGATTGATAAAGATGAAATAATAGCAAGTATAAATAGTGGTTTATATCTAGATGATATATTTAATAAGCATATTGGAAAGATTGTTTTAATTGATAAATTTGATTTAATTATAAATGAGTATAATTATAATGAAATAGTATCTATGTTAATTAAATTTATTGATAACAATAGAAATCGAATAATTTTAGTAATATCAGGTAGCAAAGCCGGTATGGAAAAAATAATTTTAAATAATCAATCATTAAAATACAGATTTCCTCTTCAATTAGATTTTAGTGATTACAGTGAAGAAGAAATGTATGAAATTTGTATAGACACAATACAAGAAAAAGGATTTATTATAAATGAAGATAGTTATAGTTCTTTAAAAGAAACAATGAAAGAATTATACAATAGAAACGATTTAGTTTTAAAAAATGCCTTAATGATAAAAGGATATCTAGATTGTTTAATAAGAGTCCAGAGTTCTAGAGTATATGATGAAAAATTAAATTCAAAAGATATAAATATAATAGAAAAATCAGACATTATAAAAAGTAAGAAAAAATTTATAGAAACAAATAGTTTAAGTCAAAATGATAATAATTTAAAAAGTGTAAATAATTATGATTTAAAAAAATCTTTTTCTGATAGAGACTATAGCTTAGAGTATGAAGAGGAAAATGAAAACATTGATTCTAAAAATTATAATTTAATTGATGAGCTTTTGAAATTAAAAAACTTACTTGATTTAAATATTATTAGCGAAGATGAATTTAAAGTTTTAAAGCATAAATTGATAAGTTTTATGTAA